TTATTCTTGGCAATTTCTCCACTGCTCGTCTGATAATTAGCGGCTATTCGTAAATTACATAAATTATTCCGCCATCTCCGGAATACTCCCTTGTCGCTCCGCAAAACAAAACGTTCCCACCAAGTCGCGGTAGGTTTGTCTTGACATTTCGCGGCCTTCAGAATTGCTTGATTTCGACTCGAGCTGAATACTGAAGTTCAGGGACGATGACCTGACGAGCGCCGATAGGCGCGTCTGAAAATAGCCCGGTACGTCGAGCGTTCGGGCGGCGTTGCCGCTCGGGCGCTCAAGTGCCGGGTAGCCTGGACCAAAACGACAGAGTCCCGTTAGGGACGACTGAGAATCAATCCATAAACACAGCATGCCGTCTCAAAAACATCTCCCACTCTTCGCTCACGCTGGTTTTCCTATGATGCCGTGGCTGGTTCTCGATATAGCGAATTGTCGCGGATACCTGTGACGCCCCAATGGTGAACGCTCCGTACCCTTCCTGCCACTCGAAACGACGGCTCCCGGTCTGCTTGTGCATCCACTTCGATGAACCGGCCTTCACCAGCTGAGTTGCTTTTGCAATCGCAATCGTGGGCGGAAGGGACAACAGAATGTGGGAGTGGTCGGCAATGCCGCCAACAGCGAGCGCCTTCATGTTGTTGGTTCGCGCGATCCCGCCCATGTAAGCCCAAAGTCGCGGTTGGAGTTCTTCGGGGATGCTGGCGATCCGGTTTCTTGTGGCAAAAACACAATGAAAGAGCAGGCAGGTTTTTGTGTGGTAGGACATAGGCTGGCGATTTTAGTGCTCAGCCGTCCCTTGCGGGACTTTTCTTTTGTTTACAGTTACCCGGC
This is a stretch of genomic DNA from Terriglobia bacterium. It encodes these proteins:
- the tnpA gene encoding IS200/IS605 family transposase, encoding MSYHTKTCLLFHCVFATRNRIASIPEELQPRLWAYMGGIARTNNMKALAVGGIADHSHILLSLPPTIAIAKATQLVKAGSSKWMHKQTGSRRFEWQEGYGAFTIGASQVSATIRYIENQPRHHRKTSVSEEWEMFLRRHAVFMD